A section of the Methanocaldococcus sp. FS406-22 genome encodes:
- a CDS encoding shikimate kinase — MEGRAYALASGTIINAIATGKGSAFGLNLKVYARVKLIDDGKNKIEGKVLDNPNIKPNLIVRCVKNTLDYFGLNYSAYVETKTEIPIKSGLSSSSATSNAVVLATFDALGEKIDDELILNLGIKSSFDEKLTVTGAYDDATASYYGGITITDNIKRKILKRDKMREDLNVLVLIPNLEKNVDVNRMKLIKDYVEIAFNEAINGNYFKALFLNGILYASALNFPTKIAIDALEAGAITAGLSGTGPSYIAIVEDENVEKVKEKLNRYGRVILTKPNNDGASIY; from the coding sequence ATGGAAGGGAGAGCTTATGCGTTAGCATCTGGAACAATAATAAACGCAATAGCGACAGGTAAGGGCTCAGCTTTTGGGCTAAATTTGAAAGTCTATGCAAGAGTTAAGTTAATAGACGATGGAAAAAATAAGATAGAAGGGAAAGTTTTAGATAATCCAAATATTAAGCCAAATTTAATAGTAAGATGTGTTAAAAATACATTAGATTATTTTGGGTTAAATTACTCTGCCTATGTTGAGACAAAGACAGAAATTCCTATAAAATCAGGTTTAAGCAGTAGTTCAGCCACTTCTAATGCAGTTGTTTTAGCAACATTTGATGCATTAGGGGAAAAGATAGATGATGAACTAATATTAAATTTGGGCATAAAATCAAGTTTTGATGAAAAATTAACAGTTACTGGAGCTTATGATGATGCTACAGCATCATACTATGGAGGAATTACCATAACTGACAATATAAAAAGGAAGATTTTAAAAAGAGATAAGATGAGAGAAGATTTAAACGTCTTAGTTCTAATTCCCAATTTAGAAAAGAATGTTGATGTGAATAGAATGAAATTGATAAAAGATTATGTTGAAATTGCCTTTAATGAGGCTATTAATGGAAACTATTTCAAAGCTTTGTTTTTGAATGGGATTTTATATGCATCAGCGTTAAACTTTCCAACAAAGATAGCAATAGATGCCTTAGAAGCTGGAGCAATAACGGCTGGCTTATCTGGAACTGGACCGAGTTATATAGCTATAGTTGAAGATGAAAATGTTGAGAAGGTAAAAGAGAAGTTAAATAGGTATGGAAGAGTTATTTTAACTAAACCAAACAATGATGGAGCGTCTATTTACTAA
- a CDS encoding thermonuclease family protein, with the protein MKKLLIAFILISISLCGCVDFKSIENYGNYQNYNNFVNTHEHYYGRVVKVVDGDTVYVNVDGELWKIRLLGVDTPETYKKNNPHEYYLLNGTPITNITYLREWGIKAKEFAKKELDHKTVIIVFDNKAPKKDKYGRYLAYIFINNSNNLINFNEELLKYGYARVYISDFELKDEFLEVEREAKEDRVGLWNWHNN; encoded by the coding sequence ATGAAAAAGCTTTTAATTGCTTTTATTTTGATTTCTATAAGTTTGTGTGGGTGTGTTGATTTTAAAAGTATTGAGAATTATGGAAATTATCAAAACTATAATAATTTTGTAAATACTCATGAACACTATTATGGAAGGGTCGTTAAAGTTGTAGATGGAGACACTGTTTATGTAAATGTTGATGGAGAATTATGGAAAATTAGGTTATTGGGAGTTGATACACCCGAAACATACAAGAAAAATAACCCTCATGAATACTATCTACTAAATGGTACACCAATAACAAACATAACTTATTTAAGAGAATGGGGGATAAAAGCCAAGGAATTTGCAAAAAAAGAGCTTGACCATAAAACAGTCATAATTGTCTTTGACAACAAAGCTCCAAAGAAAGATAAGTATGGGAGATATTTAGCTTATATTTTTATAAATAACTCTAACAACTTAATAAACTTCAATGAAGAGCTTTTAAAATATGGTTATGCGAGAGTTTATATTAGTGATTTTGAGTTGAAAGATGAATTCTTAGAAGTTGAAAGAGAAGCAAAGGAAGATAGAGTAGGTTTATGGAATTGGCATAATAATTAA
- the cobS gene encoding adenosylcobinamide-GDP ribazoletransferase has translation MFKEFKALLSFFTRIPIYVEDFDFEDIANYFYLIILIGYIFGIFSLIFGYIFSFLFPDFLAAILILFFIEYLNGFHHIDGLIDFGDGWMAVGDKKKKLMAMKDRYIGCGGLVFSFFINLMTVASMSYILDINILYLLVVEVCAKLGMLSCSTFGSPLIEGTGRYFVKKADEKFLTIGIILSLPLLLIFSGVDRKIVIIAIITAIITGLCMAKIAKKHFGGVNGDILGASNEITRVVVLITIIASIKIFSLII, from the coding sequence ATGTTTAAGGAGTTTAAAGCACTGTTGTCATTTTTTACAAGAATTCCAATCTATGTGGAAGATTTTGATTTTGAAGATATTGCCAACTATTTTTATTTAATTATTTTAATTGGCTACATATTCGGAATTTTTAGCTTAATATTTGGGTATATTTTTAGTTTTTTGTTTCCTGATTTTTTAGCAGCTATTTTAATTTTATTTTTTATTGAATATTTAAACGGTTTCCATCATATAGATGGTTTAATTGATTTTGGAGATGGATGGATGGCTGTTGGAGACAAAAAAAAGAAATTAATGGCAATGAAAGATAGGTATATTGGTTGTGGTGGTTTAGTTTTTTCCTTTTTTATCAATTTAATGACAGTTGCATCCATGTCTTATATTTTAGACATCAACATTCTATACTTACTGGTCGTAGAGGTTTGTGCAAAGCTTGGGATGCTGAGCTGTTCAACGTTTGGAAGTCCTTTAATTGAAGGAACTGGAAGATACTTTGTTAAAAAGGCAGATGAAAAGTTTTTAACAATTGGAATTATTTTATCTCTCCCGCTACTTTTAATATTTAGTGGGGTTGATAGGAAAATCGTTATAATAGCTATAATAACAGCAATAATTACTGGTTTGTGTATGGCTAAAATAGCTAAAAAGCATTTTGGTGGGGTTAATGGAGATATATTGGGAGCTTCAAATGAAATAACGAGGGTTGTTGTTTTAATAACAATTATAGCAAGTATTAAGATATTTTCATTAATAATCTAA
- a CDS encoding TIGR02253 family HAD-type hydrolase, whose protein sequence is MIKGILFDLDDTLYNSSEFVKIARREAVKSMIDAGLNIEFDEAMDILNKIIKDKGSNYGKHFDDLVKAVLGRYDPKIITTGIITYHNVKVALLRPYPHTIKTLIELKAMGLKLGVITDGLTIKQWEKLIRLGIHPFFDDVITSEEFGLGKPHLEFFKYALSRMGLKAEETVYVGDRVDKDIKPAKELGMITVRILKGKYKDMEDDGYSDYTINSLQELVDIIKNLK, encoded by the coding sequence ATGATAAAAGGAATTTTATTTGATTTAGATGACACCCTATACAACTCATCAGAATTCGTCAAAATTGCAAGGAGAGAAGCGGTTAAATCAATGATAGATGCTGGTTTAAATATAGAATTTGATGAGGCAATGGATATATTAAATAAAATCATCAAAGACAAAGGTTCAAACTATGGAAAGCACTTTGATGATTTGGTTAAAGCTGTTTTAGGAAGATACGACCCAAAGATAATAACCACTGGAATAATAACCTACCATAACGTTAAAGTAGCTTTGTTAAGACCCTATCCTCATACAATAAAGACATTAATAGAACTTAAGGCAATGGGACTAAAGTTGGGAGTTATAACTGATGGGTTAACCATAAAGCAATGGGAAAAACTTATTAGGTTGGGAATTCATCCGTTCTTTGATGATGTTATTACTTCAGAGGAGTTTGGTTTAGGAAAGCCTCATTTAGAGTTTTTTAAATATGCATTGAGTAGAATGGGTTTAAAGGCAGAGGAAACTGTATATGTTGGGGATAGGGTTGATAAGGATATAAAACCAGCAAAGGAACTGGGGATGATAACAGTTAGAATATTGAAAGGCAAATATAAAGATATGGAAGATGATGGATATAGCGATTACACAATAAACTCTCTTCAAGAACTCGTAGATATTATTAAAAACCTAAAATAA
- a CDS encoding energy-converting hydrogenase B subunit P yields the protein MPKMVLLPRMTMALGGYIRETIFPYEGDDVKPFPYRNVIVGNPTDEPIKIEVPVYDEDWIERHRKLGLIVVPVNEDDDFVGLFQMVKEKVKKA from the coding sequence ATGCCAAAGATGGTTTTATTACCAAGAATGACCATGGCTTTAGGGGGGTATATTAGAGAAACCATATTTCCTTATGAAGGAGACGATGTAAAGCCATTCCCATACAGAAATGTTATAGTTGGAAATCCAACTGACGAGCCGATAAAGATAGAAGTTCCTGTCTATGATGAGGATTGGATAGAGAGGCATAGAAAATTGGGCTTAATTGTTGTTCCAGTGAATGAGGATGATGACTTTGTTGGATTATTCCAAATGGTTAAGGAAAAAGTAAAAAAAGCATAA
- a CDS encoding RNA chaperone Hfq — translation MNRPAKKQQPKKVIPNFEYARRLNWKKVKIFLRNGEVLDAEVTGVSNYEIMVKVGDRNLLIFKHAIDYIEY, via the coding sequence ATGAATAGACCAGCAAAAAAACAGCAGCCAAAGAAAGTTATCCCAAACTTTGAATATGCAAGAAGATTAAACTGGAAAAAAGTAAAAATATTCTTAAGAAATGGGGAAGTGTTAGATGCTGAAGTTACAGGAGTATCCAACTACGAAATAATGGTAAAAGTTGGGGATAGAAACCTATTAATATTTAAACATGCCATTGACTACATAGAATACTAA
- a CDS encoding endonuclease III domain-containing protein, whose product MRENRFEIIYNIYRILLNYYGNQNWWPAETRYEVVVGAILTQNTSWKNVEKAINNLKNENLLDEEKILNVDEDKLKELIKPAGFYNLKAKRLKNVTKFIVDNYGNTEEMAKTDKDTLTLRAELLSINGVGKETADSILLYALDRESFVVDAYTKRMFSRLGIINEKAKYDEIKEIFEKSLPKDLEIYKEYHALIVEHCKKFCRKKPLCDNCPIVFFKINKIY is encoded by the coding sequence ATGAGGGAGAATAGATTTGAGATAATATACAATATATACAGAATTTTATTGAACTATTACGGAAACCAGAATTGGTGGCCTGCTGAAACAAGGTATGAGGTTGTTGTTGGAGCAATTTTAACCCAAAATACAAGTTGGAAAAATGTGGAAAAAGCCATTAATAACTTAAAAAATGAGAATTTATTGGATGAAGAAAAAATACTTAATGTTGATGAAGATAAATTAAAAGAACTTATAAAGCCAGCTGGATTTTATAATTTAAAAGCTAAGCGTCTAAAAAATGTAACTAAATTTATTGTTGATAACTATGGAAATACAGAAGAGATGGCTAAAACAGATAAAGATACTTTAACATTAAGGGCTGAACTCTTATCAATAAACGGTGTTGGGAAAGAAACGGCTGATAGTATTTTGTTGTATGCGTTAGATAGGGAGAGCTTTGTTGTTGATGCATACACAAAGAGAATGTTTAGTAGGTTAGGGATAATTAATGAAAAAGCTAAATACGATGAAATTAAGGAAATATTTGAGAAATCTCTGCCAAAAGATTTGGAAATATACAAAGAATATCATGCGTTAATAGTAGAGCACTGTAAAAAGTTCTGTAGGAAAAAGCCATTATGTGATAACTGCCCAATAGTGTTTTTCAAAATTAACAAAATTTATTAA
- a CDS encoding RNA-binding protein, with protein MEIRKRYFLSKKDVKKIKKELEEFFENVDEIIPKKGNVEIAITDDFEIILVDKEPIAFKKDDKVIPTLKLLLKSLPNKNLVVVDMGAIKFLINGADVMAPGIVEADENIKEEDIVFVVDETHKKPICVGIALMNGKEMKEADKGKAIKNLHYVGDKIWNFKG; from the coding sequence TTGGAAATAAGGAAGAGGTATTTTCTAAGCAAAAAAGATGTCAAAAAAATAAAAAAAGAATTAGAGGAGTTTTTTGAAAATGTTGATGAGATAATTCCAAAAAAAGGTAATGTGGAAATAGCTATAACCGATGACTTTGAGATAATATTGGTTGATAAAGAACCAATTGCATTTAAAAAAGATGATAAAGTAATTCCAACATTAAAATTGTTATTAAAATCCCTCCCTAATAAAAATTTAGTTGTAGTTGATATGGGAGCTATAAAATTCTTAATAAATGGGGCAGATGTAATGGCTCCGGGAATTGTAGAGGCAGATGAAAACATTAAAGAGGAAGATATTGTTTTTGTTGTAGATGAAACCCATAAAAAGCCAATATGTGTTGGAATTGCATTAATGAATGGAAAAGAGATGAAAGAAGCAGATAAAGGAAAAGCTATTAAAAACCTTCACTATGTAGGGGATAAAATCTGGAATTTTAAGGGATAA
- the cofH gene encoding 5-amino-6-(D-ribitylamino)uracil--L-tyrosine 4-hydroxyphenyl transferase CofH, whose translation MDLEKFREKDISKKEALELFEDDEIIFELFKFADSLRKEEVGDTVTYVVNRNINFTNICVGNCRFCAFRANENDSHAYFLDIDEIAKRAVEAKKFGCTEVCIQGGLHPKIDTYYQAEILKAVHEATKPYGDIHIHAFSPMEVYFGAENAGLTIKEALKILKEHGLNSMPGTAAEILDDEIRAELCPNKIKTKEWIYIIKEAHKLGIPTTATMMYGHIDSYKHWVNHLFIIKEIQEETNGFTEFVPLSFMHRFAPIYKEGKARAGATGIEDLKVFAISRIIFKGLIKNIQASWVKLGKKMVQVALRCGANDVGGTLIEENISRSAGAEHGVYMSVEEIRDMIKRVGLIPKERTTLYKILE comes from the coding sequence ATGGATTTAGAAAAATTTAGAGAGAAGGATATATCAAAAAAAGAGGCATTAGAGCTATTTGAAGATGATGAGATTATATTTGAGTTGTTTAAATTTGCAGATTCTTTAAGAAAGGAAGAAGTTGGTGATACTGTTACCTATGTTGTAAATAGAAATATAAACTTCACAAACATCTGTGTTGGAAACTGTAGATTCTGTGCATTCAGAGCTAACGAAAACGATAGTCATGCATATTTCTTAGATATTGATGAGATTGCTAAAAGGGCTGTGGAAGCAAAAAAATTTGGATGCACTGAGGTTTGTATTCAGGGAGGATTGCATCCAAAGATAGACACCTATTACCAGGCAGAAATTTTAAAGGCTGTGCATGAGGCAACAAAGCCGTATGGAGATATCCATATACATGCGTTCTCACCAATGGAGGTTTATTTTGGAGCTGAAAATGCTGGTTTAACTATTAAAGAAGCATTAAAGATTTTAAAGGAACATGGACTTAATAGTATGCCAGGAACTGCAGCAGAGATTTTGGATGATGAAATTAGGGCGGAGTTATGCCCAAACAAAATAAAAACAAAAGAATGGATCTATATTATTAAGGAGGCTCATAAATTAGGCATTCCTACAACTGCAACAATGATGTATGGGCATATTGATAGCTATAAGCACTGGGTTAATCATCTATTTATAATTAAGGAGATTCAGGAAGAGACAAACGGCTTTACTGAATTTGTTCCTCTCTCATTTATGCATAGATTTGCCCCAATTTATAAAGAGGGGAAAGCAAGAGCAGGAGCTACTGGTATTGAGGATTTGAAGGTTTTTGCTATTAGCAGAATAATATTTAAAGGATTGATAAAAAATATCCAGGCATCATGGGTTAAATTAGGAAAAAAGATGGTTCAGGTTGCTTTAAGATGTGGAGCTAATGATGTTGGTGGTACTTTAATAGAGGAGAATATATCAAGAAGTGCAGGAGCTGAGCATGGAGTTTATATGAGCGTTGAGGAAATTCGGGATATGATTAAAAGAGTTGGGTTAATTCCTAAGGAGAGAACTACTCTGTATAAAATTTTAGAGTGA
- the hisI gene encoding phosphoribosyl-AMP cyclohydrolase has translation MDIDGIIKKLNLKFRNIEGERLILAITCDENKNVLMVAFMNEEALKKTLETGYMHYYSTSRKKLWRKGEESGNVQKLIKFYRDCDGDALLFIVEQKGVACHEGYYSCFHYKIEDGELKITEEYYSVFQNSLE, from the coding sequence ATGGACATAGATGGAATAATTAAAAAATTAAACCTAAAATTTAGAAATATAGAAGGAGAGAGATTAATTTTAGCAATAACGTGTGATGAGAATAAAAATGTATTGATGGTTGCATTTATGAATGAGGAGGCATTAAAAAAGACATTAGAAACTGGATATATGCATTATTATTCAACAAGTAGGAAAAAATTGTGGAGAAAAGGTGAAGAAAGTGGAAATGTTCAAAAACTAATAAAATTTTATAGAGATTGTGATGGAGATGCTCTGTTATTTATAGTTGAACAGAAGGGAGTTGCATGTCATGAGGGTTATTATTCATGCTTCCATTATAAAATAGAGGATGGAGAACTAAAAATAACTGAAGAATACTATAGTGTTTTTCAAAATTCTTTAGAATAA
- a CDS encoding ATP-binding protein, translating to MKVVGKTTTTHFTFESLEKIRFGEYVIAKNVDNKEVLGVIKNVVADIEKFVGEVKVIGVLEGNKIIPNRTPILPNSEVRLCDDETLTNLYLTPDGLNIGHLLTRDNVRVYLDTNKLVSRHFAILSITGGGKSNTVSVLCRELAKKNGTVIMIDPHGEYTSLYHEDLEGKIKVINPTINPVLLTPSEFANLIGIGDNEIEKRVYIEFAYHTVKHEYPDAKGIEFIEKIENILYEWSKIASVGWEIKYYNPLRRNYDRRKLEKEDFVILMSLIDIISKFKLEYALNIGDKDVIEEFEIGKINIVNLSGLEIPQMVTFVGFIAKHLFSKRISYLKSLKDVYSINEEIRRVAQSNLDIIESHYKVVTKPMLLIVEEAHIFIPINESNSASLWLGKIAREGRKFGVGLGLVSQRPKQLHPDVLSQTNTKIILRIVEPEDQKYIQRASEELGEDLAKDLASLGIGEAIIVGNAISLPSIVKIDKFDGVYGGKDINIVGEWMGLDDW from the coding sequence ATGAAGGTTGTAGGAAAAACTACAACAACACATTTCACTTTCGAATCCCTTGAAAAGATAAGATTTGGAGAGTATGTAATTGCAAAAAATGTTGATAACAAGGAGGTATTAGGGGTTATTAAAAATGTAGTTGCAGATATTGAGAAATTTGTTGGTGAAGTTAAAGTCATTGGTGTACTGGAAGGAAATAAAATAATCCCAAACAGAACACCAATACTCCCGAACAGTGAGGTTAGATTGTGTGATGATGAGACACTAACTAACCTATATCTAACTCCAGACGGGTTGAACATAGGCCATTTGCTGACAAGAGATAATGTTAGGGTTTATTTAGATACAAATAAACTCGTATCAAGACATTTTGCTATACTCTCTATAACTGGGGGAGGTAAGTCGAATACTGTATCTGTTTTATGTAGAGAACTTGCAAAGAAAAATGGAACTGTAATAATGATAGACCCTCATGGGGAATACACTTCCTTATATCATGAAGACCTGGAGGGGAAAATAAAGGTAATAAATCCAACAATAAACCCTGTTTTATTAACTCCAAGTGAATTTGCTAATTTAATTGGGATAGGGGATAATGAGATAGAAAAGAGAGTTTATATAGAATTTGCATACCATACTGTAAAACATGAATATCCAGATGCTAAAGGGATTGAGTTTATTGAAAAAATAGAAAATATACTCTATGAGTGGAGTAAGATAGCATCAGTTGGCTGGGAAATTAAATATTACAACCCGTTAAGAAGAAATTACGATAGAAGAAAATTAGAAAAGGAAGATTTCGTTATATTAATGTCTCTCATTGATATTATTAGCAAATTTAAATTAGAGTATGCACTAAATATTGGGGATAAAGATGTAATCGAAGAATTTGAAATTGGAAAAATAAACATCGTTAATTTAAGCGGATTGGAGATTCCTCAAATGGTAACTTTTGTTGGTTTTATAGCCAAACATCTTTTTTCAAAAAGGATATCATACTTAAAATCATTAAAAGATGTATATAGTATTAATGAGGAAATTAGAAGAGTTGCACAGTCAAACTTAGACATTATTGAATCACACTACAAAGTAGTAACAAAACCTATGCTGTTAATTGTGGAAGAAGCCCATATCTTTATTCCAATAAACGAGAGTAATTCAGCAAGCTTATGGTTGGGGAAAATAGCAAGAGAGGGTAGGAAATTTGGTGTTGGCTTAGGTTTAGTATCTCAAAGGCCTAAGCAATTACATCCAGATGTTTTATCTCAAACGAACACTAAGATAATTTTAAGAATAGTCGAACCAGAAGACCAAAAATATATTCAAAGGGCTTCAGAAGAGTTAGGTGAAGATTTAGCAAAGGATTTAGCTTCTTTAGGTATTGGAGAAGCGATTATAGTAGGAAATGCGATATCTCTACCATCAATAGTTAAAATTGATAAATTTGATGGGGTATATGGAGGAAAGGATATAAATATAGTTGGAGAGTGGATGGGTTTAGATGATTGGTAA
- a CDS encoding tetratricopeptide repeat protein yields the protein MNLFKKISEKLKSYEDWVTEANYYLDEGIYDKAVECYLKALEKKNNNPIDWFNLAYALYHLQKYDSALEAINEALKISPSNVYFAYLKGLIHYKRGEILVAYKYLKNASEKIKNDELFEILGDISVKYGRYEEALKYYLKSYKINSKNLNALFKAGKVYLLFGDIDKAYDTFNKILKENPNHECKKIVECMEKVVDAINSYEDLNNGLTMIKKKDYINALKIFNKVLQIDENSDISYYYKSVIAEIFEEYKKALEYIDKSISIFNRSLYYAKKGDILYKLGDEDGAIEAYNKAIKLNPQNPYAYFGLAILYYRKGELEKSSNFFDKVLETYLEELSEEDISILNLYSLIGKAETTGISRYYYEAMKYVDNLINMENSSRWWYVKGYIYYKLGNYKDAYESFINALRVNPKDIDTLKSLAIVLEKSGKIDEAITTYTKILKIVNSLQFTCEIDNILEKLRNGKPTNLEIQSVLFDIPVMYHKPNITCFYASNLWKYMVNNNPIGAYIYLSFIESYISLDEISQMVNDIKSKLSFEMYRYCELLDDYKSDESVLMQIKELLQKLGCML from the coding sequence ATGAATTTATTTAAGAAAATTAGTGAAAAACTTAAATCCTATGAGGATTGGGTTACTGAGGCTAATTATTACTTAGATGAAGGAATATATGACAAAGCAGTTGAATGCTACTTAAAAGCATTAGAAAAGAAAAATAACAACCCTATTGATTGGTTTAATCTTGCCTATGCACTCTATCATTTACAAAAATATGACTCTGCACTTGAAGCAATAAATGAGGCATTAAAAATATCTCCATCAAACGTATATTTTGCATATCTTAAAGGACTCATACACTATAAACGAGGAGAGATACTTGTAGCATACAAATATCTTAAAAATGCATCTGAAAAGATTAAAAACGATGAATTATTTGAAATTTTAGGGGATATATCTGTTAAGTATGGTAGATATGAAGAGGCTTTGAAATACTATTTAAAATCATATAAAATAAATTCAAAAAATCTTAATGCATTATTTAAGGCGGGGAAAGTTTATCTACTGTTTGGGGACATTGATAAAGCATACGATACCTTTAACAAAATATTGAAAGAAAATCCAAATCATGAATGTAAAAAAATCGTTGAATGTATGGAAAAAGTTGTAGATGCTATAAACTCTTACGAAGATTTAAATAATGGACTTACAATGATAAAAAAGAAAGATTACATTAATGCATTAAAAATCTTCAATAAGGTGCTTCAGATAGATGAAAATTCTGATATATCCTACTATTACAAAAGTGTAATTGCAGAAATCTTTGAAGAATATAAAAAAGCCCTCGAGTATATTGATAAATCGATATCAATATTCAATAGGAGTCTATATTACGCAAAAAAAGGAGATATACTATACAAGCTTGGAGATGAAGATGGAGCTATAGAAGCATATAATAAGGCAATTAAGCTAAATCCACAAAATCCGTATGCGTATTTTGGATTGGCCATACTCTATTATAGAAAAGGAGAATTGGAAAAATCCTCAAACTTTTTTGATAAGGTTTTAGAAACATACCTTGAAGAGCTTTCAGAGGAAGATATTAGCATACTCAACCTATACTCTTTAATTGGAAAAGCTGAGACAACAGGAATCTCAAGATACTATTACGAAGCCATGAAATATGTAGATAATTTAATAAATATGGAAAATAGCAGTAGATGGTGGTATGTCAAAGGATATATTTATTACAAGTTAGGCAATTACAAAGATGCATACGAATCTTTTATAAATGCTTTAAGGGTGAATCCAAAAGATATTGACACATTGAAATCTCTCGCAATAGTTCTTGAAAAATCTGGAAAAATTGATGAGGCAATAACAACATACACAAAGATTTTGAAAATCGTTAATTCTCTACAATTTACATGTGAAATTGACAATATATTGGAAAAATTAAGAAACGGAAAACCTACGAATCTTGAGATACAGTCAGTTCTGTTCGATATTCCTGTGATGTATCACAAACCGAATATTACTTGTTTCTATGCATCAAACCTATGGAAGTACATGGTAAACAACAATCCCATTGGAGCATATATCTATTTATCTTTTATCGAATCATACATAAGCTTAGATGAAATATCCCAGATGGTTAATGATATAAAGTCTAAGTTATCATTCGAGATGTACAGATACTGCGAATTACTTGATGACTATAAATCTGACGAGAGCGTTTTAATGCAAATAAAAGAACTTCTCCAAAAACTTGGGTGTATGCTATGA
- a CDS encoding beta-ribofuranosylaminobenzene 5'-phosphate synthase, which translates to MIIQTPSRIHMGLIDLNGSIGRVDGGIGMALEEPNIKIEGKESDEINIEFDKKLIEKFGENYIESIRDRVYNTAIKVLDVVGGEGVDLKILSLFPAHSGLGSGTQLSLAAGKLISTIYNKEMSGYEIAKITGRGGTSGIGIGAFEFGGFLIDGGHSFGKGKDKEDFRPSSASKGVKPAPIIFRHDFDWEIILIIPKGEHVYGKKEIDIFKKYCPVPLNEVEKICHLVLMKMMPAVVEKNFNDFGEVVNKLQYLGFKKVELSLQSQIVKDLINELHKDVYAGLSSFGPTIYAFGDKKLIVEKVNEVFEKHGIYGDIIITKANNVGHKMW; encoded by the coding sequence ATGATAATTCAAACACCATCAAGAATCCACATGGGGCTTATAGATTTAAACGGTTCAATTGGGAGGGTAGATGGAGGCATTGGCATGGCTTTAGAAGAACCAAATATAAAAATTGAGGGAAAAGAAAGCGATGAAATAAATATTGAGTTTGATAAAAAATTGATTGAGAAATTTGGGGAGAATTATATAGAATCTATTAGAGATAGAGTGTATAACACTGCTATCAAAGTTTTAGATGTTGTTGGTGGAGAAGGGGTTGATTTAAAAATTCTCTCTCTATTTCCAGCTCATTCTGGTCTTGGTAGTGGAACACAGCTATCTTTGGCGGCGGGGAAATTAATATCTACGATATACAATAAAGAAATGAGTGGATATGAGATAGCCAAAATTACTGGAAGGGGGGGGACTTCTGGTATTGGAATAGGAGCTTTTGAATTTGGAGGATTTTTAATTGATGGAGGGCATAGTTTTGGTAAAGGTAAAGATAAAGAGGATTTTAGACCTTCATCTGCATCAAAAGGTGTTAAACCAGCTCCAATAATATTTAGACATGATTTTGATTGGGAAATTATATTAATAATACCAAAAGGAGAACACGTCTATGGAAAAAAAGAGATAGACATATTTAAAAAATACTGCCCAGTTCCTTTAAATGAAGTTGAGAAAATCTGCCATCTCGTATTGATGAAGATGATGCCAGCGGTGGTTGAGAAAAATTTTAATGATTTTGGAGAAGTGGTTAATAAACTTCAATATTTAGGCTTTAAAAAAGTTGAACTTTCTTTACAATCACAGATTGTAAAGGATTTAATTAATGAATTGCATAAAGATGTTTATGCAGGACTTTCAAGCTTTGGCCCAACAATTTATGCCTTTGGGGATAAAAAATTAATCGTTGAAAAAGTTAATGAAGTTTTTGAGAAACATGGGATTTATGGAGATATAATTATAACTAAAGCAAATAATGTGGGGCATAAGATGTGGTGA